The following coding sequences lie in one Danio rerio strain Tuebingen ecotype United States chromosome 3, GRCz12tu, whole genome shotgun sequence genomic window:
- the b9d1 gene encoding B9 domain-containing protein 1 (The RefSeq protein has 2 substitutions compared to this genomic sequence) produces the protein MTSNNPAVFLLMVNGQIESADFPEYDDLYCKYCFVYGHDWAPTSGLEEGISQITSKGRLSQSLVWNFPLDITFKSTNPFGWPQIVVSVYGPDTFGNDVVRGYGAVHIPFTPGKHTKTIPMFVPESTSRLQKFTSWLMGRRPEFTDPKVVAQGEGREVTRVRSQGFVTLQFNIVTKDMKKLGYDTTSTEHSPAGLTRASQQL, from the exons ATGACCTCTAACAATCCAGCTGTATTTCTCCTCATGGTTAATGGACAAATCGAATCAGCCGAT TTTCCAGAATATGATGATCTATACTGCaagtattgttttgtttatggACACGACTGGGCGCCCACATCA GGTTTGGAAGAAGGAATTTCTCAAATAACATCAAAAGGTCGTCTGTCTCAGAGTTTGGTGTGGAATTTCCCATTGGACATCACATTTAAAAGCACTAATCCGTTTGGCT GGCCTCAGATTGTAGTGAGTGTGTATGGCCCTGACACATTTGGAAATGATGTTGTTAGAGGTTATGGAGCCGTGCACATCCCGTTCACACCTGGAAA ACACACAAAGACCATTCCCATGTTTGTTCCAGAGTCTACGTCAAGACTGCAGAAGTTCACCAG CTGGCTGATGGGAAGGCGTCCAGAATTCACAGATCCCAAGGTTGTTGCTCAAGGAGAGGGAAGAGAAG TGACGAGGGTACGCTCTCAGGGTTTTGTGACTCTACAATTCAACATTGTGACTAAGGACATGAAGAAGCTGGGATATGACACTACATCTATAGAGCATTCACCTGCAGGACTTACAAGAGCATCTCAACAGCCCTGA